The following is a genomic window from Flavobacteriales bacterium.
AGAGCACCAGGCTGTCGCCCGGCAGGAAGTAGCTGCACGTGGTGCGGCCGCCGTTCACGCTCACCTTGGTGGGCGGCCCGCTGCGCAGGTCGTCCGTGAAGGGGTTGAACCAGCGGATCTGGTCGCAGCTGTCGCCCCAGGCCTTGTTGGTGACCTGGAACACGAGCCGGTCGTTGGCGAAGTTCCAATACGCCTCCGCGTTGTCGCCGCCGAAAGTGAGCTGCTTCAGGCTCTTGAAGTGCGTTTCACCGGGCAGGATGAGCGCGGTGTCCGCGGCGGCGGTGAGGGTATCGGCCGTGGTTGTCGGGTGCTTGTCGGTGGGGGCGGTGCCGCAGCCGAAGGTGGCCAGCGGGGCGAGCAGAAGGAGGCGCTTCATCAAGGGGTGGGGTCGAAGGGGCCGCGAAAATAGGCCGGGGGGATCGAGGGCCGTGTCACCCTTCGGCAAGGCCCATTACCTTCTGACGCGATGGATGACGGGATGTTCGTCAAAGGCCGCGGGGCCGACCGCCAGGTGGCGAACCGCTTCCTGCAGCGGCACTACGGGGTGGTGGAGCCGACCGGGATCGACGAGCCCGAGCTGGGGGTGGACCATGCCACGCAGGTGCTGCCCACTTTCCCCCGCACCATCCTGAACCGGGTGGACAGCCCCGACCTGCCCTTCACCTGGAGCCTGAACCCGTACCAGGGCTGCGAGCACGGCTGCAGCTACTGCTATGCACGACCCACCCACGAGTACTGGGGCTACAGCGCGGGCCTCGACTTCGAACGCGTGATCCTCGTGAAGCGCGAGGCGGCCGCGCTGCTCGAGAAGGCCTTGCGCGCCCCGGCCTGGGCTGGCGAGCCGATCATGCTCTCCGGGGCCACCGACCCCTACCAACCGGTGGAGCGCCAGGAGCGGCTGACGCGCGCCTGCCTGGAGCTGTGCCTGCGCTTCGGCCAGCCCGTGAGCGTGATCACGAAGAACGCGCTGGTGACGCGTGACATCGACCTGCTGGCCGAGCTGGCCCGGGAGCGCCGCGCCGCGGTGGCCATCAGCCTCACCACGTTGAACGAGGACCTGCGCCGGGTGCTGGAGCCCCGCACGAGCACCGCGGCGAACCGCCTGAAGGCCATGGAGCTGCTCGCGGCGGCCGGCGTTCCGGTGTTCGCCATGATCGCGCCGGTGATCCCCGCGCTCAACGAGCCCGAGATCCCTGCGTTGCTGCGGGCCGCCCGGGAGGCCGGAGCGGTGGGCGCGGGCTACACCGTGCTGCGCACCAACGGCCCGGTGGAACCCCTCTTCCGCGCCTGGCTGCAGCACCACTTCCCCGACCGGGCCGCCAAGGTGATCGCGCAGACCAGCGCGTTGCACGGTGGCCGCATGAGCGATGGCCGTTCCGGCGTCCGCATGCGGGGCGAAGGAGCCTTCGCGCTGCAGATCAACCGCCTCTTCACGGTCATGCGGCGGCGGATCTTCGGACAGAGCGCCTTCCCCGCGCTGGACAGCAGTGGCTTCAACCGCCCTCCGCAGGGGCAGCTGGAGCTGTTCCCGCCAGGGGAAGGGTGAGCAGCGGCGTGTACCGCAGGCCTTCGGACGTGCGCCGACTTTCGTACAGCGCCAGCCGGTCCACCACCAGCTCACCGGGCAAGGGCCGTGCGGCGACCGCCGAATGGTGTGGCACCGCGGCGCGGGCCAGGGTCACATGCGGCCAGAGTGGTTCGCGATCGTCGGGCGTCAGGCCGAGCGCGTGCGACAGCCGGTGATGCAGATCGCGGTGGGCCGGGTGCGGCGCAAAGCGGGACCAGATCATGCGGGGGCGGTCATCAGGCATCGAGCAGAGAAGGGCCTCGTGGAGCGCGTACGGAGCGGTCGTTGCACAGACGGTCCGCAGCGATGCGTGGATCGTGCCGAGCTCGTCCGCTGCGCGCTCACCGATGAAGCGCGCGGTGAGGTGCCAGCCGTCCGGGTCCGTGGCGGCCCAGCCCGTGAGGTCCTGTGCGGCGAGCGCGTCGTGCAGGAGGGTCGACCACAAGGCCGGCAGGGGAGCGGCGATGAAGAGGCGCATGGGTCAACGCACGATGGGGAACCCGGCGCCGTGCTCTGGAGGCTCAGGGCGAACGGTCACCCGGGTCACCCGGGCGAGCGGCGGGCCGCTGCGGCACCAGGCCACGAAGCGGTCCACCGCATCGGGCGACCCTTCGGCCGCGGCTTCTACACCACCGTCGGGCAGGTTGCGCACCCAGCCGGTGAGGCCCAGGCGAAGCGCTTCCTCGGCGGCATGCTTGCGGTACCACACGCCCTGAACGGTGCCTTCGATGTGCAGGCGAAGCCGGATGGTGGGGGGCATGGGACAAAGGTCGCTTGACAGGTGGTGGGGTTCCGAGGTAGATTCGTCGACATTTTCGATGTACTGGTCGAAGAAACTCGCACAAGCCTCCACCTCATGAAGCACCCCTTCCACCGCCTGATGATCGCCGGTTCCGTAGCGTTCACCGCGCTCTGCACGTCGGCCCAATCGGTGCCCTCGGGTTTCGCGGACGTGCTGGTGATGGGCGGATGGGTGGCCCCGCAGGGCGCCGTGTGGGATGCCAACGACCGCATGTACGTGTGGGAGAAGGCCGGCAAGGTGTGGATCGTGGAGAACGGCGTGCGGCTGCCCAGCCCGTTGATCGACATCAGTCCCGAGGTGGGCGACTGGCGCGACCACGGGTTCCTGGGCTTCGCGCTGGACCCGAACTTTCTGACGAACGGCTACATCTATCTGCTCTACGCCGTCGACCGGCACCACCTGATGAACTTCGGCACGGGCAGCTACAACGCCAACACGAACGAGTATTTCAACGCGACGATCATGCGCCTGGCGCGCTACACCGCGGTGGGCCCGACCTTCAACACGGTGAACTATGGCAGCCGTCTGGTCCTACTGGGGGAGAGCCCCTCCACGGGTGTGCCGCTGCTGCACGAATCGCACAGCACGGGTACGATCATGTTCGGCACGGACGGCACGTTGCTCATGAGCCTGGGCGATGGCGCGAGCTATACGAGCACCGATGTTGGCAGCGCTTCGGAGACATATTATCAGCAGGCCCTCACTGACGGGATCATCCGTCCGGCCGAGAACGTGGGTGCGTTCCGTTCGCAGATGGTGAATAGCTTCAACGGGAAGATCCTTCGGTTGGACCCGGCCACGGGGAACGGCCTGCCGTCGAACCCCTTCTGGAACGCGGCCCAGCCGCGGTCGGCGCAGAGCCGCACCTGGGCCCTTGGCTTGCGGAACCCGTACCGCTGCACCCTGCGGCCGGGCTCGGGGAGCGTCGATCCGGCGGCCGGTGACCCGGGCACCATCTACATCGGCGATGTGCAGTGGAACACGTGGGAGGACATGAACGTGTGCTACGAGGGCGGGATGAACTTCGGCTGGCCCCTGTTCGAGGGCATGACCCCGCTGACGAGCTACACGAACGCGCTGACGTACAACATGGACGCGCCCAACCCGCTGTACGACGGCATCAACTGCACGCTTCCTTATTTCCGCTTCCAGGACCTGTGCAAGCAGGACACGCCGATCCACCTCAACGGCCATCCCAACCCATGCAACAGCGGGGTGCAGATCCCCAACACCGTGCACAAGTTCTACCACGCGCGGCCGGCGATCGACTGGCGCCACGGGCAGAACTGGGCGCGCACGGCCACCTTCAACGGCAATACGGCCACGGCCACCGATCTCAACGACCCGAACTCGCCGGTGCCGGGCCCCATGTTCGGTGGCTACGCCTCCATCGGCGGCACCTGGATCAGCGGCACCGGATGGCCCGCCGGCTACCAGAACGTCTATTTCCATGCGGACTATCCCGGCGCCTGGATCAAGCGCTTTGTGTTCGACGGCCAGGATCATCCGGTGAGCGGCCATGACTTCGGCGCGAACCTGGGCGCCATCGTGTGGGTGGGTGAAGGTCCTGAAGGGTGTCTTTACTACTCGAACTACGCGACGAACGAGATCCGCCGCATCTGCTACACATTGGCGGTGAACCTGCCGCCCGTGGTGGCGGCCTCCCAGAACGTGCAGTACGGACCGGGCCCGTTGGCCGTGCAGTTCACGGGGAGCGCCTCCTACGATCCGGAGTCGGGTCCGCTCACCTATCTGTGGAACTTCGGCAATGGCCAGACCAGCACGGCGGTGAACCCGAGCCACGTGTTCACCGCACCGCCCAATACGCCCACGAGCTACACGGTGACGCTCACGGTGACCGACAACAACAACCAGACGAACCAGACCTCGCTGTTGGTGAGCGTGAACAACACCCCCCCCGTGGTGACCATCACCAGCTTCGCCGATGGCGGCACCTACCCAGTGGGGGTGGACACCACTTACCTGCTGGAGGCCGCGGTGAACGACCTTGAACATGGACAGGCCCAGCTCACCTATGCCTGGCGCACCACGCTCCACCACAACACGCACACACACCCTGAGCCCATCGATGCCGCGCCCGTGACCAGCACGGTGATCAGCGGTGTGGGGTGTGACGGAGAGACCTACAGCTACCAGATCACATTGACGGTGACCGACGCCGGCGGACTGAGCACCACGGACACGCATTGGTTGTACCCGCGCTGCAACGCGATCGCCCCGACCGCGGTGATCGGGACGAACGTCACGGTCGGGACAGGGCCGCTCAACGTGCAGTTCAATGGCGAAGCCTCGCACGATCCCGGGACCATCGTGAGCTACTTCTGGGATTTCGGCGATGGCACCACGTCCACGCAGATGAACCCGGCGAAGACCTTTACGGACACGGGCGACCGGACCGTGATCTTGACAGTGACCGATAACGATGGGCTCACGGGCCAGGCCACGGTGGTGATCACGGTGATCACGCTGGACCCGCCGCAGTGCATCGGTGCCTCGGGCAGCGTGCTGCGCCACTACTGGAGCGGTATCTCGGGATCAACGGTCTCCACGCTCGTGTCCAGCCCCAATTATCCGGACAGCCCGACGAGCACCAGCTTCCCCACGAGCTTCCAGGCCAACTCCGTGGCGTATGGCAACAACTACGGCACCCGCATGCGCGGCTACATCCTGGCGCCGACAACGGGCACCTATGTGTTCACTGCGGTCTCCGACGATGAGTCCATCGTGTACCTGAGCCCGAACGCCGACCCGCGTTACAAGCAGCAGATCTGTTCGGTGCCGGGCTGGACGAACGAAGCGGAGTTCACCAAGTACCCGCAGCAGACCAGCGCAGGGATCACCCTGCAGGCCGGCATCTACTACTATGTGGAGATGCTGCACAAGGAAGGCTCCGGCGGCGACCACCTTGCCCTGTACTGGCAGACGCCGACGAACAGCGCGCGGACCATCATTCCGGGAAGCGTGCTCTCGCGCTGGCAGGACTGCCCGCCGAGCGTGAACCTGCGGGCGGTGCTACAGGGCGCGTTCGACACCCAGGCCAACCTGATGCGTGATGCGCTCCGCAGCAACGGCCTGATCCCCGGCACTGAACCCTTCACTGCGCTCGGGTTCACGCATACGGGCGGCGGCGGCGGCGAAACGGTGGGTGCCGGCGTGCTGGCCACCACCGGGGCGAACGCCGTGGTGGACTGGGTGCTTGTGGAGCTGCGCAACAAGAACAACCCGGCCCAGGTGGTGGCCACCCGCAGTGCGCTTCTGCAACGCGACGGCGACATCGTGGGCACGAACGGGCTTCCGCGTCTGCTCTTCAATGTGGCCGCTGACAACTACTATGTGGCCGTTCGGCACCGCAACCATCTGGGGGTGATGACCGCCACCAGCACCCTGTTGAACAAGGACCAGAAGCTCGTGGACCTGTCCCTGGGGACAACGGCGGTGCATGGAACAAATGCGCGCGCCGTGCTGTCGAACGGTAAACGGGCCATGTGGTCCGGGAACGTGTTGCGTGACAGCCAGTTGAAGTACGCCGGATCCTCCAACGACCGGGACCCGATCCTGGTGCGGATCGGGGGTACGGTGCCCACGGCCACCGCCAGCGGATATTGGAGCGAAGATGTGAACCTGGACGGCGTGGTGAAGTACGCCGGCTCGTCCAACGACCGTGATCCCATCCTGTTCAACATCGGAGGCACGCTGCCCACCGCAGTGCGGCTGGAACAGCTGCCCTGAGCTCAGCGACCTCGCCCGGAACGGTGCTGTGCCAAGGCCATGAGGTAGGCTTCGAGCCGCTGACCACGCTGTTCGACCAGCACACGGTCGAGCACGCTTCGGGTCCGGTGGTCGAGGATGCGGCGCACGGAACGGTCGCCAGTGCGATCGGTGTAACGTTTTCCGGTGGTGGACATGGCTTCGTCGGTTGAGGCGAAGGTGCTCGTCCGCACAGGCCGGTTCCAATACCACGATCGGGGGAGCGGGCGCCCGAACGATGAACCGCGGATCGTGGACGATCGCCGGTCAGAGGCCCTGGCCGTTCTTCCGCAGTACCAACAGCTGTAATCCCAAGGCGTCGAAGGTGCGGCCCACGGCCCAGATGCCCGAGGCGTCCTCGAGGAGCCGTGCGATCCGCTCCTCCTGGCCCGTGTCGTAGCGGCGCTCCCAGACCGGCGCTCCGAGCGCCGTCCGGCGCATCAGCATCGCATCGGTCGAATGGTCGAGGCCCACTTCACCGGCCACGAGCAGGTCGCCGTTGGTGGCTTCGGTGAGCCCGTAAGCCGAGCGCGCATCCAACGTGTCGCCGACGGCCCATGTCCAAAGCGTATCGCCGTCGCTTTCCAGCGCCATCAACCACACCTGGTCCTTCCGCCGTCCCAGCTGATCGGCGATGCCGTAGCTGCGTGTGGTGCCCGCCATCACATAGGTGCCGTTGGAGCGTCGGATCAACGCGTGCCCGAGGTCGTTCGCCACGCCGCCCCAGCTGGAGGACCAGGACACACTTCCGTTCGCATCCACACCGATGAAGAGGGCATCGCTCTCCCCGCTGAAGTTCATCTGCCGGCCGGTCACCATCGCGCCGTTGGCATCCCCGGCCACGGCCAGACCCTCTTCGTCGAGCGGCCCGCCCTCGACGGTCGTCCACAGCAGCACCCCGGCCGTGCTGATGCGCCCGAGCAGCACATCGTGCGAGCCGCTGGCGTTGTCGATGCCCGTGATGTGGAGCCCGGTGCCGCCCGCTTCGGCCGCGGCCAGCACCTGCTGATCGTGCGGAAGCGCCTGGGTCACGATCCACTGTACCGCGTTCTGCGCGTTGATCCTCACCACCAGCAGGTCGTGGTCGTCATGGCCGTCAGGAACAAGGCTTCCCACCAGGTAGCCACCGCCGCCCTGCGCAGGCACGAAGGCCTGACCGAACACGCGTCCCGCCAGCGGTACGGTCGTGGTCGCGGTGACCTGTCCCGAGCCGTTCACGGTCACCAGGGCGGCCGCGCGGCCTTCATCGCCGGTCCATGCTGAAACGGCGGCCACGACGCCCGATCCCTGTGGGACCGGACCGAGACCGAAGGTGCCGGCCGCTCCCCAGCGTGTCTCGAACGACTGGGCTGGCAAGGACGCTGCTCCCAAGAGGCACAGGAAAGGGGCGAGGAGGGAGGGGGAACGCATGCCCGAAAGTAGCACCGGAAGGCTCGGTTAGTTTTGGCGCATGGACCGCACGCGGAACGTCTCCGCTTTCACAGGCACTGCACTTGTGCTTGCACTGCCGGCGGTCATCGCCGTGTGGCGCACTGAACAGGTGTCGTTACATGCCGCAGTGAACCGCTGGCACGCCCCGTGGAGCGATGCCCTCCTGAGCGTGGTCACACATCTTGGGGATGGGCTGGTCCCCACCGCGATCGCCGCGGTGCTGCTCTTCGTAGGCACCTGGCGGACCGTTCTCCTGTTGGGGCTGAGCACCGGGTTGAGCGCGATCCTGGTGCAGGTTCTCAAACGGCAGGTCTTCTCGGATCATGACCGCCCGGCGATGTACGCTCATGACATGCCCATGCTGCACTTGGTGGACGGGGTGACCATGAACCACCATTTCAGTTTCCCTTCGGGACATGCCACGTGTGCCTTTGCCATGTGCCTGTCGTTCGCGGTGATGGACAGGGGTGAAGGCCGCGCTGCTGCCTGGGCGGTGGTGGCTGCGGTGCTGGCGTTCACACGTGTATACCTCTCGCAGCACTTCACCGAGGATGTGCTGGCCGGAGCTGCTTTGGGGGTGGCCACGGGTGTGCTGATGTGGTTCATCCTGTACCGTTCAACATGGGCCCGTGCCGCCTGGCTCGGACGGCGGCCCTGGCCCACAGGGCGCACCGCATGAGGGTGTCTACACCGGTCTCACAAGATGAAAGAGCTGCTCGGTACTGGCAGGGTCCAGGCTGGTGACGGCTTCGGCCCAGGTGCGCACAAGACGTTCACCGAGCAGGGTCTGTGCATGTTCCTCCACCTGCCGGTACAATAGTGCTTTGGTCATGCCGCTGAGATGGATCAGCGGTGTGTCCATGATCGCATCATCCCGGAGCTCGATCTCGGTATGCGCTTCGATGGTGAGAAAGAGGGCCAGTTTGGCGCTATACAGCGCGCGCGCCAGTTCGATCGCGTCAGCGCGCTCACGGGTCAGGAAGGAGATCCTCAGCATGGTCAGGGGGTTCGTTCGGACAGAGAGCGCCACAGGATACCGGCTTCCAGGTCGGTGGCGAACCAGGCCTTGCGCAGTTTCGATTCCAGTTCCACCTGCTTGATGCGGGATTCAAGCAGGGCCACTTCACGGGCGTTCACCAGGAACAGGGAGCTCTCACCCACTTCGAAGCGGCGGTTCTCCCCGTCGAGCAGGATGCCGTAGTTCCGCACGGTGAGGGCTCCCAGATCGGTCTGTTGGCGTAAGGTGCCCGTTTCGTTGGCGCGCTCCGCTACGCGATTGGCGATCACGGTCCGGTCCCGTTCCAGGGCCAGTTCAGCGTCGGTCACGCGCAGTCGGGCCAGGCTGAGCTCGCCGCGCTCTCGGCGCAACAGCAGCGGCATGCGGAAGCCCACTCCCCACTGCTGGTCGCCACCATCGATCCAGGCACCACCCTCACCACTGAACCGCTGCGCATCGCCCAGCACCATGTACTTCAGGTCCAGCTGGGGACGGAGCATCTCGGCACGGAGCCGGCGGTCCACCTCGAGCTGGTCGATGCGCGCCTGTGCTTGGAGGAGCAGAGGGTGCGACTCTTCGGCCCGGAGCACAAGGCTGTCCATGGACGGCGCGCCGTCCGGACTTTCCAGGTCGCGTTCCATAGGGCGCGTGGCCGGATCGAGCTCAAGCGGGCGAAGGGCTTGGTCCCACAGGTGGTTGGAGAGGCGCAGGGCCGTGTTGCGGACGTTCAGTTCGGCCTGGGCCAGCCGCATCTCGCGATCCTGCAATTGAAGAAAGGCCTCAAGCGTATCGATGGCCGGCCGGTCGCCACCGCGCCAGCTGCCGCGCACGAAGTCGTTCCGTTGTCGGGCCAGTTGCACGGCCTCCTGCGCGATCCGGAGGGCCTGATGGGCGGCCACCCAGTCGACGTGATCGGCGAGCGCTGCGTACAGCAAGGCGTTCAACATCTGCTCCTGTTCGGCCGTTGCCGCGTCCTGGAAGGCCTGGGCCCGACGCAGCGCCGCCCGCCGTTGATCCATGAGCAGCCCCTGGCCCAAGGCGAGGCTGACGCCGGCCTTCACGAGCCCCTCGATAGGCGTCACCAGCATGGGGTCCAGCAGATCGCCTGAGTTGTCCTGGTAACCAGCGAGCACTTCGATGCCCCACCAAGTGGGCACCTTCAGTCCGACGTCGAGCAAACGGAAGTAGTCCTTCTGATCGAAGGTCTTCTCGTCCAATTCGGCCTGCAGCACCGGATCGAAACCGCCCCGCGCGCTGCGCACGGTGGCGGACCCCAGTTCAGGACGCAACGCGGCCTGGCGTGCCACGGGATGATGATCCAGCACCAGTCGCACCAGGGCCTCGCGGGACAAGGTGGGGGCGACCTCCTGGGCGGACAGCCCCAGGGGGATCAGCAGACCGATGGCGAGGACGATGCGCATCACTTGCTCGCTTCCGCCGAGGCGGTCCCCGGTCTGTTGGATGAGGAGTTGGAGGGGGTGGAGGGTTCCAGGTAGAGGTCAGGCGGAAAGCCGTTCAGCTGCCGCCAGAGCTCGTACCAGATGGGGACATCCTGAAGCAGGGCGAAGCCGATGGCGCCGCTGCCCACGCGCAGGGCCTCGGGCCAGGCGGTGTCCTCTGGGTCGGGGCCGATCAGGATGCGGTACTTGCCGTTCGGACTGATGGAGTTGTCGATGGCGACCACCCGGCCGCCGAAGGTTCCGTAGCTCGTGTTGGGCCATCCACTGAACACGATGCTCGGCCATCCGTCGAACATGAACCGCACCGTGCTGCCCGTGCGGATCAGCGGCATGTCCATCGGACGCACGTAGAGCTCCACGGCCAGGTCGAAGCGCGCTGGCATCAGGGTCACCAAGGGCTCGCCTTCCTTCACCGTCTCGCCCAAGCCCTGGCGCACGGCCTTGGTGATGTAGGCCCGCTGAGGGGCGGTGATGTAGTAGAAGCCGGAGCGCACGCTGTAGTTGGCGAAGTCGTTCTGGAGCTTCGTCACTTCTCCTTCGGTGGTGTACATCTGGCTGAGGCTGGCGTACTTCTCGCTCTCCGCTTTGCTCAGCTTGTCCCGG
Proteins encoded in this region:
- a CDS encoding PA0069 family radical SAM protein, with amino-acid sequence MDDGMFVKGRGADRQVANRFLQRHYGVVEPTGIDEPELGVDHATQVLPTFPRTILNRVDSPDLPFTWSLNPYQGCEHGCSYCYARPTHEYWGYSAGLDFERVILVKREAAALLEKALRAPAWAGEPIMLSGATDPYQPVERQERLTRACLELCLRFGQPVSVITKNALVTRDIDLLAELARERRAAVAISLTTLNEDLRRVLEPRTSTAANRLKAMELLAAAGVPVFAMIAPVIPALNEPEIPALLRAAREAGAVGAGYTVLRTNGPVEPLFRAWLQHHFPDRAAKVIAQTSALHGGRMSDGRSGVRMRGEGAFALQINRLFTVMRRRIFGQSAFPALDSSGFNRPPQGQLELFPPGEG
- the thpR gene encoding RNA 2',3'-cyclic phosphodiesterase yields the protein MRLFIAAPLPALWSTLLHDALAAQDLTGWAATDPDGWHLTARFIGERAADELGTIHASLRTVCATTAPYALHEALLCSMPDDRPRMIWSRFAPHPAHRDLHHRLSHALGLTPDDREPLWPHVTLARAAVPHHSAVAARPLPGELVVDRLALYESRRTSEGLRYTPLLTLPLAGTAPAAPAEGG
- a CDS encoding acylphosphatase; translated protein: MPPTIRLRLHIEGTVQGVWYRKHAAEEALRLGLTGWVRNLPDGGVEAAAEGSPDAVDRFVAWCRSGPPLARVTRVTVRPEPPEHGAGFPIVR
- a CDS encoding PQQ-dependent sugar dehydrogenase gives rise to the protein MKHPFHRLMIAGSVAFTALCTSAQSVPSGFADVLVMGGWVAPQGAVWDANDRMYVWEKAGKVWIVENGVRLPSPLIDISPEVGDWRDHGFLGFALDPNFLTNGYIYLLYAVDRHHLMNFGTGSYNANTNEYFNATIMRLARYTAVGPTFNTVNYGSRLVLLGESPSTGVPLLHESHSTGTIMFGTDGTLLMSLGDGASYTSTDVGSASETYYQQALTDGIIRPAENVGAFRSQMVNSFNGKILRLDPATGNGLPSNPFWNAAQPRSAQSRTWALGLRNPYRCTLRPGSGSVDPAAGDPGTIYIGDVQWNTWEDMNVCYEGGMNFGWPLFEGMTPLTSYTNALTYNMDAPNPLYDGINCTLPYFRFQDLCKQDTPIHLNGHPNPCNSGVQIPNTVHKFYHARPAIDWRHGQNWARTATFNGNTATATDLNDPNSPVPGPMFGGYASIGGTWISGTGWPAGYQNVYFHADYPGAWIKRFVFDGQDHPVSGHDFGANLGAIVWVGEGPEGCLYYSNYATNEIRRICYTLAVNLPPVVAASQNVQYGPGPLAVQFTGSASYDPESGPLTYLWNFGNGQTSTAVNPSHVFTAPPNTPTSYTVTLTVTDNNNQTNQTSLLVSVNNTPPVVTITSFADGGTYPVGVDTTYLLEAAVNDLEHGQAQLTYAWRTTLHHNTHTHPEPIDAAPVTSTVISGVGCDGETYSYQITLTVTDAGGLSTTDTHWLYPRCNAIAPTAVIGTNVTVGTGPLNVQFNGEASHDPGTIVSYFWDFGDGTTSTQMNPAKTFTDTGDRTVILTVTDNDGLTGQATVVITVITLDPPQCIGASGSVLRHYWSGISGSTVSTLVSSPNYPDSPTSTSFPTSFQANSVAYGNNYGTRMRGYILAPTTGTYVFTAVSDDESIVYLSPNADPRYKQQICSVPGWTNEAEFTKYPQQTSAGITLQAGIYYYVEMLHKEGSGGDHLALYWQTPTNSARTIIPGSVLSRWQDCPPSVNLRAVLQGAFDTQANLMRDALRSNGLIPGTEPFTALGFTHTGGGGGETVGAGVLATTGANAVVDWVLVELRNKNNPAQVVATRSALLQRDGDIVGTNGLPRLLFNVAADNYYVAVRHRNHLGVMTATSTLLNKDQKLVDLSLGTTAVHGTNARAVLSNGKRAMWSGNVLRDSQLKYAGSSNDRDPILVRIGGTVPTATASGYWSEDVNLDGVVKYAGSSNDRDPILFNIGGTLPTAVRLEQLP
- a CDS encoding phosphatase PAP2 family protein, producing the protein MDRTRNVSAFTGTALVLALPAVIAVWRTEQVSLHAAVNRWHAPWSDALLSVVTHLGDGLVPTAIAAVLLFVGTWRTVLLLGLSTGLSAILVQVLKRQVFSDHDRPAMYAHDMPMLHLVDGVTMNHHFSFPSGHATCAFAMCLSFAVMDRGEGRAAAWAVVAAVLAFTRVYLSQHFTEDVLAGAALGVATGVLMWFILYRSTWARAAWLGRRPWPTGRTA
- a CDS encoding TolC family protein, producing MRIVLAIGLLIPLGLSAQEVAPTLSREALVRLVLDHHPVARQAALRPELGSATVRSARGGFDPVLQAELDEKTFDQKDYFRLLDVGLKVPTWWGIEVLAGYQDNSGDLLDPMLVTPIEGLVKAGVSLALGQGLLMDQRRAALRRAQAFQDAATAEQEQMLNALLYAALADHVDWVAAHQALRIAQEAVQLARQRNDFVRGSWRGGDRPAIDTLEAFLQLQDREMRLAQAELNVRNTALRLSNHLWDQALRPLELDPATRPMERDLESPDGAPSMDSLVLRAEESHPLLLQAQARIDQLEVDRRLRAEMLRPQLDLKYMVLGDAQRFSGEGGAWIDGGDQQWGVGFRMPLLLRRERGELSLARLRVTDAELALERDRTVIANRVAERANETGTLRQQTDLGALTVRNYGILLDGENRRFEVGESSLFLVNAREVALLESRIKQVELESKLRKAWFATDLEAGILWRSLSERTP